One segment of Paenibacillus rhizovicinus DNA contains the following:
- a CDS encoding sensor histidine kinase has product MIYLHASRRLAAAFIPVDLLFGLYLLASSGGIDGPFICYSLSGLFLLKRHTTWKHYYPITLVYLLLLPIIVGLLEEEALPRYLREHAVYVIYVVIFYGVIMAVHMNARNMNAHFRSLAHIYTSAGLEPHSDLQIIVRQTEAALSKLLGGRDVWICANASDNGHEPEQSWMHTYFANCLRNNPAAGTKAYIRLPSPVGELTPLYLRKLQMPDETDYGWLLINTDEHELSQLQMTYVQLILRKFMSDYDVINQVNAIRTRAVAAERDYIAQDIHDGIAQELFFLSVQLFQLKNAVQKDSPSQALPILAELETKVKESHRNIRKFIVDLKGEKRRFNLRDAIENMLNRMTANSGVTLVFRSNGWVAQEKIEIEEALYHFIEESVNNVMKHAEAKRLQVTLEVTSVQWTVLVSDDGKGMDWGQTELTGKLGIAGMTNRIKALNGSVNIHSQVAEGTTITAAIPRERSMAYV; this is encoded by the coding sequence TTGATATATCTGCATGCCTCTCGCAGGCTCGCCGCGGCCTTCATTCCCGTTGACCTTCTCTTCGGACTCTATCTTCTCGCAAGCTCGGGCGGAATCGACGGACCTTTTATTTGTTACAGCCTGTCCGGATTGTTTCTACTGAAGAGACATACGACCTGGAAGCACTATTATCCGATCACGCTGGTCTATTTGCTGCTGCTGCCCATTATCGTCGGACTCCTGGAAGAAGAAGCTCTCCCCCGATACCTGAGGGAACATGCCGTCTACGTTATCTATGTCGTTATTTTCTATGGCGTAATCATGGCCGTGCATATGAACGCCAGAAACATGAATGCCCATTTCCGAAGCCTGGCGCATATCTATACATCTGCCGGCTTGGAGCCTCATTCCGATCTTCAAATAATCGTTCGGCAGACGGAAGCCGCGCTAAGCAAGCTGCTGGGCGGACGCGATGTCTGGATTTGCGCGAACGCATCGGATAACGGGCACGAGCCGGAGCAAAGCTGGATGCATACGTATTTCGCCAATTGTCTGCGAAATAACCCCGCCGCCGGCACCAAGGCGTACATACGGCTGCCGTCACCCGTTGGCGAGTTAACTCCGCTCTACCTTCGCAAGCTGCAAATGCCGGATGAAACCGACTACGGATGGCTGCTGATCAACACAGACGAGCACGAGCTTTCCCAATTGCAAATGACTTACGTTCAACTCATCCTGAGGAAATTCATGAGCGATTACGACGTGATTAATCAAGTGAACGCCATCCGAACCCGCGCCGTAGCTGCTGAAAGGGACTATATCGCTCAAGATATACACGATGGCATCGCGCAAGAGCTCTTCTTCCTCTCCGTTCAATTGTTCCAACTGAAGAATGCCGTGCAGAAGGACAGTCCAAGCCAAGCCTTACCGATCTTGGCGGAGCTGGAGACCAAGGTGAAGGAAAGCCACCGGAATATCCGCAAATTCATCGTGGATCTCAAAGGGGAGAAACGACGGTTCAATCTTCGGGATGCGATCGAAAACATGCTGAACCGCATGACGGCGAACAGCGGCGTCACGCTCGTCTTCCGCAGCAATGGCTGGGTCGCGCAGGAGAAAATCGAAATCGAGGAAGCACTCTATCACTTCATTGAGGAATCCGTCAACAACGTGATGAAGCATGCCGAAGCCAAGCGGCTTCAAGTTACTCTTGAGGTAACGAGCGTCCAATGGACGGTCCTCGTCAGCGATGACGGCAAAGGCATGGATTGGGGGCAGACCGAGCTTACGGGCAAACTCGGAATCGCGGGGATGACGAATCGCATTAAGGCATTGAACGGCTCGGTGAACATACATTCGCAAGTCGCCGAAGGAACAACCATCACGGCCGCAATTCCACGCGAAAGGAGCATGGCTTATGTATAA
- a CDS encoding HD-GYP domain-containing protein has translation MKVNALLTMPIQRMLMILIGSISAGMAVVSLLDKSFRAGFDSLDTVWISLTIAISSWGMYGVQRHLPARHGLSKLLAVWYILLAAVFISLYMPAFIVQIWGIFLFYPILISLIASFKEYVYASGMFFLYNLVYTLFIPAFAKANGSVTISDIVLELLLALGSVLLGGIILIAAHQLKKKHEEQFFQQQKQQVLNTLQCFIPVGERKTQTSRKEISDMSSLIKALWRTYGGEASKEWEIELLSLLHFVSRVKLPDYMFEKEGKLSEFELEVVQEHCYMAKELCAGIPGFEEVEQVFLYHHEKVDGTGYPFRLSGEQIPVLSQMLGIVEVFIAITTPRSYRQVMSEQAAYEEIRKMSGSFFRPDIIEAFGKVIQ, from the coding sequence ATGAAAGTTAATGCCTTGTTAACGATGCCCATTCAGCGGATGCTGATGATCCTCATCGGGAGCATCTCTGCCGGCATGGCCGTCGTCAGCCTGTTGGACAAGAGCTTCCGCGCCGGCTTCGACAGCTTGGATACGGTATGGATCTCCTTGACGATTGCAATCAGCTCCTGGGGAATGTACGGTGTTCAGCGGCATCTGCCTGCGCGTCACGGATTGAGCAAGCTGCTCGCGGTCTGGTATATCTTGCTGGCAGCGGTCTTCATATCGCTCTACATGCCGGCATTCATCGTACAGATTTGGGGCATTTTCCTGTTCTACCCGATCCTGATCAGCCTCATCGCTTCGTTCAAGGAATACGTTTATGCCTCCGGTATGTTCTTCCTCTATAATCTGGTTTACACGTTGTTCATCCCGGCATTCGCGAAGGCGAATGGCAGCGTCACCATCTCGGATATCGTTCTGGAGCTGCTGCTTGCGCTCGGGAGCGTGCTGCTTGGAGGCATCATTCTGATCGCCGCCCATCAGCTGAAGAAGAAGCATGAAGAGCAGTTCTTCCAGCAGCAGAAGCAGCAAGTGCTGAACACGCTGCAGTGTTTCATCCCGGTGGGGGAACGCAAAACCCAAACCTCGCGCAAGGAAATCAGCGATATGAGCAGCTTAATCAAGGCGCTCTGGCGAACGTACGGCGGCGAGGCCTCCAAGGAATGGGAGATCGAGCTGCTGTCTCTCCTTCACTTCGTGAGCCGGGTTAAGCTTCCCGATTATATGTTCGAGAAGGAAGGCAAATTATCGGAATTCGAGCTTGAAGTGGTGCAGGAGCATTGCTATATGGCGAAAGAGCTTTGCGCGGGAATCCCCGGATTCGAGGAAGTAGAGCAGGTATTTCTGTATCATCACGAGAAGGTCGATGGCACCGGCTATCCGTTCCGGTTGAGTGGCGAGCAAATTCCCGTGCTCTCCCAGATGCTCGGTATTGTCGAGGTTTTCATTGCGATCACTACGCCGAGGTCTTACCGGCAGGTCATGTCGGAACAGGCGGCTTACGAAGAGATTCGCAAGATGTCGGGCAGCTTCTTCCGCCCCGACATTATCGAAGCGTTCGGCAAGGTAATTCAGTAA
- the lepB gene encoding signal peptidase I → MQELQQPISEPPDNTPKAISPLKTFWSWLRLVIVLGVIFLVIHNLFGLDRVSGNSMNPTLANGNVLFINKLAMLFESPKYGDVVVIDSTALGYNIVKRVIAVGGDRIAINDGTIYVNGEPLTELYTYGKSEDMAEILVEPGHVFVAGDNRDLGESLDSRDPKLGQVDQSEIKGFVACSLWPMHGIAKPLKL, encoded by the coding sequence ATGCAGGAACTGCAGCAGCCTATATCCGAACCGCCAGACAATACGCCCAAAGCCATCTCGCCCTTGAAGACATTTTGGAGCTGGCTCCGCCTGGTCATCGTCCTGGGCGTCATATTCCTTGTCATCCATAACTTATTCGGCTTAGATCGCGTATCCGGCAATTCCATGAATCCTACGCTAGCCAACGGCAATGTATTGTTCATTAATAAGCTAGCTATGTTGTTCGAGTCGCCGAAATACGGGGACGTTGTCGTTATCGACTCCACGGCTCTGGGCTATAACATCGTCAAACGGGTTATCGCCGTCGGCGGAGACCGGATCGCTATCAACGATGGTACCATTTACGTCAACGGCGAACCGCTAACGGAGCTTTATACGTACGGGAAGTCCGAGGATATGGCCGAAATCCTGGTCGAACCTGGCCATGTGTTCGTTGCCGGGGACAATCGCGACCTCGGCGAAAGCCTCGACAGCAGGGATCCTAAGCTCGGACAGGTCGATCAATCCGAGATCAAAGGTTTCGTAGCCTGCTCCTTGTGGCCGATGCACGGCATCGCAAAGCCTTTGAAACTATAA
- a CDS encoding MFS transporter, with protein MLEPNASVIKQPYYMNYWLSRVISSTSFQMLSVAIGWQMYVLTKDAFSLGLVGLAQFLPMVLLTFVVGHVADRFDRRLIVACCLFVESGIAALLLFGSIEGWLGREQILVAAALLGACRSFEGPASSALLPQLIPKELLQQAISWSTSAGQTAQIIGPALGGLLISAGANYVYATSAIVLLAAGILAFVIRVEHGRQQVARPTLRSMFSGLGFVYRHPVILGTISLDLFAVLLGGATALLPIFAQDILHTGPWGLGLMRTAPAVGALLMSLVIGYFPLKKAVGPLLFGALGIFGLSTMLFAVSKNLTLSIIALLLIGASDVVSVVIRSSLVQLQTPDEMRGRVNAVNSLFIGTSNQLGEFESGTLAGLVGTVPAAFIGGVGTLVVAGLWMVLFPSLRRIRSLSG; from the coding sequence ATGCTTGAGCCCAATGCTTCTGTTATTAAACAGCCCTATTACATGAATTACTGGTTGTCGCGCGTCATATCCTCGACTTCCTTCCAGATGCTCTCCGTGGCGATCGGCTGGCAAATGTACGTGCTGACCAAGGACGCCTTCAGTCTCGGTCTGGTTGGCCTTGCCCAGTTTCTTCCCATGGTACTGCTTACCTTCGTCGTCGGCCATGTCGCGGACCGCTTCGACCGCAGGCTGATCGTCGCCTGTTGTCTGTTCGTTGAAAGCGGAATTGCCGCCTTGCTGCTGTTCGGCAGCATCGAAGGGTGGCTGGGCCGGGAGCAAATACTGGTCGCGGCCGCGCTGCTCGGCGCCTGCCGCTCGTTCGAAGGGCCGGCCTCCTCGGCGCTGCTGCCCCAGCTGATACCGAAGGAATTGCTGCAGCAAGCCATTTCGTGGAGCACCTCGGCCGGGCAGACGGCGCAGATTATCGGACCGGCGCTGGGCGGATTGCTGATTTCGGCCGGAGCGAATTACGTGTATGCGACGTCTGCCATCGTGCTGCTTGCCGCGGGGATTCTCGCGTTCGTCATTCGCGTCGAGCATGGCAGGCAGCAAGTGGCGCGCCCCACGCTGCGCTCCATGTTCTCGGGCCTAGGGTTCGTCTATCGCCATCCGGTCATTCTCGGAACGATCTCGCTCGATCTGTTCGCCGTTCTGCTCGGCGGGGCGACGGCGCTGCTGCCGATATTCGCGCAGGATATTTTGCATACGGGACCTTGGGGTCTCGGGCTGATGCGGACGGCGCCGGCGGTCGGCGCGCTGCTCATGTCGCTCGTCATCGGATACTTCCCGCTTAAGAAAGCGGTGGGGCCGCTGTTGTTCGGTGCGCTTGGCATCTTCGGCTTATCGACCATGCTCTTCGCCGTATCGAAGAATCTGACCCTGTCGATCATCGCGCTGCTGCTCATTGGCGCTTCGGACGTGGTCAGCGTCGTCATTCGGTCGTCGCTCGTGCAATTGCAAACGCCGGACGAGATGCGCGGAAGGGTGAATGCGGTCAACTCGCTGTTCATCGGGACCTCGAATCAGCTTGGCGAATTCGAATCGGGCACCTTGGCCGGGCTTGTCGGGACGGTACCGGCCGCCTTCATCGGCGGCGTCGGCACGCTTGTCGTCGCGGGGCTGTGGATGGTGCTGTTCCCGTCGCTGAGGCGGATCCGGTCGCTGTCCGGTTGA
- a CDS encoding response regulator, protein MTTIIILDDHPLVRQGIRMVVGTGSKMDIVGEASNAKEALEMMELMRPDVVLVDLNLGKDNGLDFIQRARTLGHRCKFLILTSSATSSELRLAKSLDVEGICLKEATPEDLLYAVEVVARGRKFYDPVFMDNMMGPTAEETAFAELTPKELEVFISLGKGRSNKEIASELYITEFTVKKHVSQILSKLNLSDRTQAALYALSKGLVQFELV, encoded by the coding sequence ATGACTACAATCATTATTCTCGATGACCATCCGCTGGTACGGCAAGGAATTCGCATGGTAGTAGGAACGGGCAGCAAGATGGATATCGTAGGAGAGGCATCGAATGCGAAGGAAGCCTTGGAGATGATGGAGCTCATGCGGCCCGACGTTGTACTCGTTGACCTGAATTTGGGCAAGGATAACGGTCTGGATTTCATTCAACGGGCGCGTACGCTTGGACACCGTTGCAAATTTCTCATACTAACCTCTTCCGCGACCAGCAGCGAGCTGCGGCTTGCGAAATCGCTCGACGTCGAAGGCATTTGCCTGAAAGAAGCGACGCCGGAGGACTTATTATACGCAGTGGAAGTCGTTGCGCGCGGTCGTAAATTCTACGATCCGGTGTTCATGGATAATATGATGGGTCCTACTGCCGAGGAGACGGCATTCGCCGAGCTGACGCCCAAGGAGCTGGAAGTGTTCATTTCGCTCGGTAAAGGGCGTTCCAACAAAGAAATCGCCAGCGAGCTGTATATTACCGAATTCACGGTGAAGAAACATGTCAGCCAGATCTTGTCCAAGCTGAATCTGAGCGATCGTACGCAAGCCGCTTTATACGCATTGTCCAAGGGGCTCGTGCAATTCGAGCTGGTCTAG
- a CDS encoding response regulator, giving the protein MYKVVIADDRPQARQGLHLLLDCCGNYTIVGEAADGSEALERSAALSPDLLLTDLKMPGLSVIEGARHLKAIHPFIKIIILTAFDESEDIYRAMHAGIDGYLMKDTDPEQILSAIQQVMDGSPFYQSKVNTEISDTGSYAYES; this is encoded by the coding sequence ATGTATAAAGTGGTCATCGCGGACGACCGTCCGCAAGCCCGTCAGGGACTTCATCTCTTATTGGACTGCTGCGGCAATTATACGATCGTGGGTGAAGCGGCCGATGGATCCGAAGCGTTGGAGCGGTCCGCGGCGCTGTCGCCGGATTTGCTGCTGACGGATTTGAAAATGCCCGGCCTATCGGTCATTGAAGGCGCCCGCCATCTGAAAGCCATCCATCCGTTCATCAAGATTATTATTTTGACGGCCTTCGACGAGAGTGAAGATATTTACCGCGCCATGCATGCCGGCATCGACGGTTACTTGATGAAAGACACGGACCCCGAACAGATCCTGAGTGCGATTCAACAAGTCATGGACGGCTCTCCCTTCTATCAGTCCAAAGTGAATACGGAAATTTCCGACACCGGGAGCTATGCATATGAAAGTTAA
- a CDS encoding DUF6807 domain-containing protein — MQTSQLRAESTETCIRIYRGNEAVPILEQHAQSDKRPYIHPILAPDGNGILTEDVPSHHPWQHGLYIGLNDVNGVGFWTEGLLNDPNDGSFRPLPLQPAVVDGCRVSWEVETLYLDPAGKPLLMELQQWRLEDQGGRYSIDFDWSLKAAVDLTFGQYAYGGLFLRMPYRRELGGQVLNSEGQINEEGEGQRARWSACCMPIEGRADQAGFAFMDHPGNAEHPVPWRVDYELGISPSRCITGPWQLAKDEVETSRYRIIVFCGSTDPDELNAGWQAFAAAN; from the coding sequence ATGCAAACGTCCCAATTAAGAGCGGAAAGCACGGAAACGTGCATCCGGATTTACCGCGGCAATGAAGCCGTGCCGATTCTCGAACAGCATGCCCAGTCGGACAAGCGTCCGTATATCCATCCGATACTTGCTCCGGACGGCAACGGAATTCTAACCGAGGACGTGCCTTCGCACCATCCTTGGCAGCATGGGCTCTATATCGGATTGAACGATGTGAACGGCGTCGGATTTTGGACGGAAGGGCTGTTGAACGATCCTAATGACGGGAGCTTCCGGCCTCTGCCGCTGCAACCAGCCGTCGTTGACGGATGCCGCGTTTCTTGGGAAGTGGAGACGCTCTACCTGGATCCGGCAGGCAAGCCGCTGCTGATGGAATTACAGCAGTGGCGGCTGGAAGATCAAGGCGGCCGCTACAGCATTGATTTCGACTGGTCCTTGAAGGCGGCCGTCGATCTGACGTTCGGGCAATACGCGTACGGCGGGCTTTTCCTGCGCATGCCTTATCGGCGTGAACTTGGCGGTCAAGTGCTGAATAGCGAAGGTCAAATCAATGAAGAAGGCGAAGGACAGCGCGCGCGCTGGTCGGCTTGCTGCATGCCGATCGAAGGCCGTGCCGATCAGGCGGGTTTCGCGTTCATGGATCATCCGGGCAACGCCGAGCATCCCGTGCCATGGCGCGTGGATTACGAATTGGGCATCTCGCCGAGCAGATGCATCACGGGACCGTGGCAGCTGGCCAAAGATGAAGTGGAAACCTCTCGCTATCGGATTATCGTCTTCTGCGGCAGTACCGATCCGGACGAACTGAATGCAGGCTGGCAAGCATTCGCCGCCGCCAATTGA
- a CDS encoding Gfo/Idh/MocA family protein, translating to MSQRLRVAIVGLGFGSEFIPIYQNHPHAEMYAICQRTTEKLNQIGDHFGIAVRYSDFDEMLKDENIDAVHINSPIPNHAEQSIKALLAGKHVACTVPMATTVEECRRIVEAQQQSGKNYMMMETCVYTREFLYVKGLRDAGKLGRIQFLRGAHQQEMAGWPGYWEGLPPMHYATHAVSPLLALADQEADFVSCLGSGQIAENLTEKYGSPFAVESALFRLRDSNLAMEVTRSLFETSREYVESFDVYADRMSFEWQQLEGESPVIFTGEQAERVEIPDYAHLLPEGIRKYTTEGVYDAAENVHLSFTQGSGHGGSHPHLAHEFIMSIVEERAAFPDVYTSANWTCAGICAHESAMRNGEQVKLPVFPRR from the coding sequence ATGAGTCAACGACTACGCGTAGCCATTGTCGGGCTGGGCTTCGGCTCGGAGTTTATTCCGATTTATCAGAACCATCCGCACGCCGAGATGTATGCGATCTGTCAGCGTACGACGGAGAAGCTGAATCAAATCGGCGACCACTTCGGCATTGCCGTCCGCTATTCCGACTTCGACGAGATGCTGAAAGACGAGAACATCGACGCCGTTCATATTAATTCCCCGATTCCGAACCATGCGGAACAGAGCATCAAAGCGCTTCTGGCAGGCAAGCATGTCGCTTGTACCGTGCCGATGGCGACGACCGTGGAAGAATGCCGGCGGATCGTGGAGGCGCAGCAGCAGTCAGGGAAGAACTACATGATGATGGAAACCTGCGTCTATACGCGCGAGTTTCTCTACGTCAAAGGCCTGCGCGACGCCGGCAAACTGGGGCGCATTCAGTTTCTGCGCGGGGCGCATCAGCAAGAGATGGCCGGCTGGCCGGGATACTGGGAAGGACTCCCGCCGATGCACTATGCGACGCATGCGGTCAGTCCGCTTCTGGCGCTGGCGGATCAAGAAGCCGACTTCGTATCCTGCCTCGGTTCGGGCCAAATCGCGGAAAACCTGACGGAGAAATACGGATCGCCCTTCGCCGTAGAGTCGGCCTTATTCCGTTTGCGCGATTCCAATCTGGCGATGGAAGTAACGCGTTCCTTATTCGAAACGTCGCGCGAATACGTGGAGAGCTTCGACGTATATGCCGATCGAATGAGCTTCGAATGGCAGCAGCTGGAGGGCGAGTCCCCCGTTATCTTCACCGGAGAGCAGGCCGAGCGGGTTGAAATCCCCGATTATGCGCATCTGCTCCCCGAAGGAATCCGTAAGTACACGACTGAAGGCGTCTACGATGCTGCCGAAAATGTCCACTTATCCTTCACGCAAGGCAGCGGCCACGGGGGATCGCATCCGCACTTGGCGCATGAGTTTATTATGAGCATCGTCGAGGAACGCGCCGCCTTCCCGGATGTCTATACGTCGGCGAATTGGACCTGTGCCGGCATTTGCGCCCACGAATCGGCAATGCGCAATGGCGAGCAGGTCAAGCTTCCGGTATTTCCAAGAAGATAA
- a CDS encoding NAD(P)-dependent oxidoreductase gives MRTVIIVHPRFEVVWPWTVDHFHKLFAAQGPAELIRLQADESGKLGQLVPDPGSVTRLVSLTVDVTTDCLRAFGSLREAAILTDAYGGSLSDEQKQLLADAEVRLYRQPSEGYWGQSVSEFGLALTLCGLRRIPQTHHEILTSLQPWDYEPITGVSNPPVRGHQFGDDPNFTNGTIEGKRIRIVGAGNIASRYASFVHMLGADVAAWDPFAPEPSFHRAGARKEWHLERLVQDAEIFVPMVPLTPQTRGLVTAEMIHALPKGCLVVLATRADICDMKAIRERVVNDEISLAADVFDIEPLPLDDELLGRHNVVHTPHNAGRTVQANQRWAEKLFEQFLPQ, from the coding sequence ATGAGAACCGTCATTATCGTTCATCCCCGTTTCGAAGTCGTATGGCCGTGGACAGTCGATCATTTCCACAAGCTGTTTGCCGCGCAGGGTCCCGCCGAACTCATTCGTCTGCAGGCCGACGAGTCAGGCAAGCTGGGTCAGCTCGTTCCGGACCCGGGCAGCGTAACGCGATTGGTCTCGCTGACCGTCGACGTGACGACCGATTGCCTGCGCGCCTTCGGCAGCTTGAGAGAAGCGGCAATCCTGACAGACGCCTATGGCGGCTCGCTGTCCGACGAGCAGAAGCAGCTGTTAGCCGACGCCGAAGTCCGTTTATACCGTCAACCGAGCGAAGGCTATTGGGGCCAATCGGTATCCGAGTTCGGCTTGGCGTTAACGTTGTGCGGGCTGCGGAGAATTCCGCAGACCCATCATGAAATTCTGACGAGCTTGCAGCCTTGGGACTACGAGCCGATCACCGGCGTGAGCAATCCGCCAGTAAGAGGGCATCAGTTCGGCGATGATCCGAACTTCACGAACGGCACGATTGAAGGCAAGCGCATCCGTATCGTCGGCGCAGGGAACATTGCTTCCCGCTATGCCAGCTTCGTTCATATGCTGGGAGCCGATGTCGCGGCATGGGATCCGTTCGCGCCGGAGCCTTCCTTCCACCGGGCGGGCGCCCGGAAAGAATGGCATCTCGAGCGGCTCGTCCAGGATGCCGAGATTTTCGTGCCGATGGTGCCGTTAACGCCTCAAACGAGGGGACTGGTGACCGCGGAAATGATTCACGCCCTGCCAAAAGGCTGCTTGGTCGTATTGGCGACGCGTGCCGACATTTGCGACATGAAGGCGATTCGCGAGCGCGTGGTGAACGATGAAATCAGCCTTGCCGCCGACGTGTTCGATATCGAGCCGCTGCCGCTGGATGACGAACTGCTGGGCAGGCATAATGTCGTGCACACGCCGCATAACGCAGGCCGCACGGTGCAAGCGAACCAGCGCTGGGCGGAGAAACTGTTCGAACAATTTCTTCCCCAATAA
- a CDS encoding AraC family transcriptional regulator, with protein sequence MMSAFMLPKRKQVALLIETSNEYARGLLSGVNAYLREHSSWSVSLGEYSRNHIDLTWLRHWHGDGIIARIENDQTARFIRDSGLPAIDLSASRRIPSLPCVETNDQSIAIMAADHFMERGFEHFGFYGDSHFQWSTLRGTYYEDYLVSKGYSCQSFITPADALHEQSWHSNKEELFQWLKELPKPIGIMACYDIRGQQLLEACRLAGVSVPDEVAVIGVDNDALLCELSNPPLSSIQTNALRTGYRAAELLDRMMAGESLDNQIELIEPISIQVRLSSDVLAVEDKIVSDAIRFIRNHAHEDIQVQDILDHCSVSRRKLESRFQKELGRTPHDEILAVKIKLVKRLLEETKLSLAAIAERAGFKHTEYMSVAFMRGTGIRPGQYRKNMRLLK encoded by the coding sequence ATGATGAGCGCATTCATGCTGCCGAAACGCAAGCAGGTCGCCTTATTGATTGAAACGTCGAACGAATACGCCCGCGGACTGTTGAGCGGCGTCAATGCCTATCTTCGCGAGCATTCGTCCTGGTCCGTGTCGCTGGGCGAATACAGTCGGAACCATATTGACTTGACCTGGCTGCGCCATTGGCATGGCGACGGCATTATCGCGCGCATCGAGAATGACCAGACGGCGCGGTTCATTCGGGACTCCGGGCTCCCGGCTATCGATCTCAGCGCCTCAAGGCGGATTCCCTCGCTGCCCTGCGTGGAAACCAACGACCAATCCATTGCGATCATGGCGGCCGATCATTTTATGGAACGGGGCTTCGAGCACTTTGGCTTCTACGGGGATTCGCATTTTCAGTGGTCTACGCTGCGGGGGACGTATTACGAGGACTATCTGGTGTCGAAGGGCTATTCCTGCCAAAGCTTCATTACTCCGGCGGATGCCTTGCATGAGCAGTCTTGGCATTCGAACAAAGAGGAGCTGTTCCAATGGCTGAAGGAGCTGCCCAAGCCGATCGGCATTATGGCTTGCTACGACATTCGCGGCCAACAGCTGCTCGAAGCTTGCCGGCTCGCCGGGGTCTCGGTTCCCGACGAGGTGGCCGTCATCGGCGTGGATAACGATGCGCTCTTGTGCGAATTGTCCAATCCGCCCTTATCCAGCATCCAGACAAACGCGCTGAGGACCGGTTATCGCGCGGCCGAGCTGCTTGACCGCATGATGGCGGGCGAGTCGTTGGACAACCAAATCGAGCTGATCGAGCCGATCAGCATTCAAGTCCGATTATCATCGGATGTACTGGCCGTAGAGGATAAGATCGTCTCCGACGCTATCCGGTTTATTCGCAACCATGCGCATGAAGACATTCAGGTGCAGGATATTCTCGACCATTGCTCCGTTTCGCGCCGCAAGCTGGAAAGCCGGTTTCAGAAGGAGCTCGGCCGCACCCCGCACGATGAAATTCTGGCCGTCAAAATCAAACTGGTCAAACGCCTCTTAGAAGAAACGAAGCTGAGCCTGGCCGCCATAGCCGAACGCGCCGGGTTCAAGCATACCGAATATATGAGCGTGGCCTTCATGCGCGGCACCGGCATCAGGCCGGGCCAGTACAGGAAGAATATGCGGCTCCTCAAATAA
- a CDS encoding DUF421 domain-containing protein produces MHTYWDILIRAIIAILLLLIMANILGKQTISNMTFLDFVTSITIGAIAANLAFNTKLKSTHMVLALIVMGITSVLLSVIALKSRKWRNWISGSPTVLIEGGKILEGNMKKVRYTLDSLDQALREKGIFNMGEVEYAVLEDNGVLSILKKDDYQFVTKRDLKLGGGSLSFPIELIMDGALMEQNLTMNGLTREWLENELRRRGKRIEDVFYAVRGTHKQLFFDYYEDRIRQPVDKE; encoded by the coding sequence TTGCATACCTATTGGGATATCTTGATTAGAGCTATTATCGCTATCCTATTGCTCTTGATCATGGCTAATATTCTCGGCAAACAGACGATTTCCAATATGACGTTCCTGGATTTCGTGACCAGCATTACCATCGGCGCCATTGCAGCCAACCTGGCGTTCAATACCAAGCTCAAGTCGACGCACATGGTACTGGCGCTTATTGTCATGGGCATCACGTCTGTTCTGCTATCCGTAATCGCACTGAAGAGCAGGAAATGGCGCAATTGGATTTCCGGTTCTCCAACCGTCTTAATAGAAGGAGGTAAAATTCTGGAGGGCAACATGAAGAAGGTCCGTTACACGCTGGATTCCTTGGATCAAGCGCTGCGGGAAAAAGGCATCTTCAATATGGGCGAAGTGGAGTACGCCGTACTGGAAGATAACGGGGTGCTGTCGATCTTGAAGAAAGACGATTACCAGTTCGTTACCAAGCGAGACTTGAAGCTCGGCGGAGGCAGCTTGTCGTTCCCCATTGAACTGATCATGGACGGCGCTTTGATGGAGCAAAACTTAACGATGAACGGATTGACCCGCGAGTGGCTCGAAAACGAGCTTCGCCGCAGAGGGAAACGGATCGAGGATGTATTCTATGCGGTCAGGGGCACGCATAAGCAGTTGTTTTTCGATTATTACGAGGACCGGATTCGGCAGCCGGTCGATAAGGAATAG